A genomic window from Candidatus Nitrosoglobus terrae includes:
- a CDS encoding efflux RND transporter periplasmic adaptor subunit, producing the protein MENALPSPPRSSTLSSIATHSPNIDEINQVLGLTQQTSHRKRWRIWVIIALALTLAGTIIARQTAHNNTGTQFNTSSVQQGNLIVTVTATGTLKPVNQVDVGSELSGTIETVVVDYNDHIKQGQILARLNTDRLQTQVIQAQASLDAAKASLQEAQATVLETRLRFERCQKLAKRQLCSLEDLDTYQAAYARGQAIETSMRAQIAMARATLSTQETDLKKMIIRSPIDGIVLTRGVEPGQTVAASFQTPVLFTLAESLTQMVLYVNVDEADIGQVNQGQQATFTVDAYPDRIFPAQITQVRYGALEIEGVITYETLLSVDNSGLLLRPGMTATADIVVKKIENALLIPNKALRFTPPIQNQPTRARQGLISYLFPFSSRATVRKHQLEDHNNNPKQQPVWIMEDGQPLPIPVTLGATDGTLTQVLDGEIKPSMDIIVEAMSHPS; encoded by the coding sequence ATGGAAAACGCGCTACCCTCCCCACCTCGCTCCTCTACGCTTTCGTCTATAGCAACCCATAGCCCTAACATTGATGAGATCAACCAAGTTTTAGGCTTAACACAACAAACCAGTCACCGAAAACGCTGGAGAATATGGGTTATCATTGCCCTCGCCCTAACATTAGCTGGAACGATTATTGCCCGCCAAACGGCCCATAATAATACCGGGACTCAGTTTAATACCAGCTCAGTACAGCAAGGGAACTTAATTGTGACGGTCACTGCCACAGGAACCTTAAAGCCCGTCAATCAGGTAGATGTGGGCAGCGAGCTTTCCGGCACTATTGAAACTGTAGTGGTAGATTACAATGATCACATTAAACAAGGACAGATATTGGCACGGCTTAATACGGATCGCCTACAGACTCAAGTTATTCAAGCTCAGGCTTCCCTCGATGCCGCAAAAGCAAGCCTGCAAGAAGCCCAAGCTACCGTTTTAGAAACGCGGTTACGTTTTGAGCGCTGCCAAAAATTGGCAAAACGACAATTATGCTCCCTAGAAGATCTAGACACCTATCAAGCCGCTTACGCCCGTGGACAGGCAATAGAAACTAGCATGCGGGCGCAAATCGCTATGGCTCGCGCTACCCTCAGTACCCAAGAAACCGATCTGAAAAAAATGATTATCCGCTCTCCTATCGACGGTATCGTCTTAACGCGCGGGGTGGAGCCAGGGCAAACAGTAGCCGCCTCTTTTCAAACTCCCGTACTCTTCACTTTAGCTGAAAGCCTGACCCAGATGGTACTGTACGTCAATGTAGATGAAGCTGATATAGGTCAAGTTAATCAAGGACAACAGGCTACTTTCACCGTTGATGCCTATCCAGATCGAATTTTTCCCGCTCAAATTACCCAAGTTCGCTATGGCGCACTGGAGATTGAAGGCGTAATTACCTATGAGACTTTGTTGAGCGTGGATAACTCAGGTTTATTGCTACGACCGGGAATGACGGCCACCGCAGATATTGTGGTAAAAAAAATAGAAAATGCGCTCCTCATTCCCAATAAAGCGTTACGTTTTACCCCGCCGATACAAAATCAGCCTACTCGTGCGCGCCAAGGGTTAATTAGCTATCTATTTCCCTTCTCTTCCCGGGCTACCGTCCGTAAACATCAGCTGGAGGACCATAACAATAATCCAAAACAGCAACCAGTCTGGATTATGGAAGATGGGCAACCACTCCCAATTCCCGTGACTCTAGGGGCTACAGATGGCACTTTAACGCAGGTATTAGACGGTGAAATTAAACCCAGTATGGATATCATTGTTGAAGCCATGAGTCACCCTTCATAA
- a CDS encoding TPR end-of-group domain-containing protein: MKKFKQWLAKIVFTQGRIEASKIKKAEPAKIDDLFRAAYKKFSSAASFDADNAEVLHYWGSVLYEQSQYKEGKEVKELCQGACEKFGAALKLDPNNAEIMNDWGAALISRARNRPDKHAVPFYREAWEKINAAEALKPGVGAYNLACIYSLQGDLRQSKMYIEQARAADNLPPVAYLKMDRDLDNIRDEEWFKHIIQSLIKEEEIQSQVREAEKKQQNKPWWRRLKRQKSLS; the protein is encoded by the coding sequence ATGAAAAAATTTAAACAATGGCTAGCAAAAATAGTCTTTACCCAAGGAAGAATTGAGGCAAGTAAAATAAAAAAAGCGGAGCCGGCTAAAATAGATGATTTATTTAGAGCAGCCTATAAGAAATTTTCCTCAGCCGCCTCATTTGATGCCGATAACGCCGAAGTTCTTCACTACTGGGGATCGGTGCTTTATGAACAATCCCAATATAAAGAGGGCAAAGAAGTTAAAGAACTTTGCCAAGGTGCCTGTGAGAAATTTGGAGCAGCCCTTAAACTTGATCCCAATAATGCTGAAATCATGAATGATTGGGGAGCAGCCTTAATTAGCCGAGCGAGAAATCGACCTGATAAGCACGCAGTTCCTTTTTATAGGGAGGCATGGGAGAAGATTAATGCTGCCGAGGCTTTGAAGCCTGGAGTAGGGGCTTATAATTTAGCCTGTATTTATAGTTTGCAGGGGGATCTACGTCAATCCAAGATGTATATAGAACAAGCCAGAGCTGCTGATAATCTCCCTCCTGTAGCGTACCTTAAAATGGACAGAGATTTGGATAATATAAGGGATGAGGAATGGTTTAAGCATATTATCCAAAGCTTAATTAAGGAGGAAGAAATCCAATCTCAGGTCCGGGAAGCTGAAAAAAAACAGCAAAATAAACCTTGGTGGCGCCGCTTGAAGCGACAAAAGTCGTTATCATAA
- a CDS encoding YicC/YloC family endoribonuclease translates to MVYSMTAFTRQEAQGDFGTFTWELRSVNHRYLEIGARLPEDLRFIEIQVREQISRHLRRGKIECSLRYKAPIEEAARFSLDESIARSLIRLCEEVNNLTHGSAPLNSLELLRWPGILKTSAPDTEKLKTEALATLEKAINEILITRAREGERLGAFILQRCEEIESILRRIQTHLPQIMNRFQERLRTRLETIQAPLDPGRLEQELVFFAQKSDVAEELDRLQTHIVEIRQVFKRKEPVGRRLDFLMQELNREANTLGAKSADVGINQDAVELKVLIEQMREQIQNIE, encoded by the coding sequence ATGGTTTACAGCATGACGGCATTTACCCGTCAAGAAGCACAGGGGGATTTTGGAACTTTTACTTGGGAGCTACGTTCGGTTAATCATCGTTATCTGGAAATAGGGGCACGACTACCCGAGGATCTGCGTTTTATTGAGATACAGGTACGGGAACAAATCAGCCGTCATCTTAGACGAGGGAAGATAGAATGCTCCCTGCGCTATAAAGCTCCCATAGAGGAGGCCGCTAGGTTTTCCCTAGATGAATCCATAGCTCGATCATTGATTCGACTTTGTGAGGAGGTCAATAATTTAACTCATGGTTCTGCGCCTTTAAACAGCTTAGAGTTATTACGTTGGCCTGGGATATTAAAGACCTCAGCCCCTGATACGGAAAAATTGAAAACTGAGGCCTTGGCTACCTTGGAAAAAGCTATCAATGAGATATTGATCACCCGGGCTAGGGAAGGAGAACGTTTAGGTGCTTTTATTCTTCAACGCTGTGAAGAAATTGAATCTATCTTGAGGCGGATACAAACCCATTTACCACAGATAATGAATCGCTTTCAAGAACGGTTACGTACCCGTTTGGAGACAATTCAAGCCCCTTTAGATCCGGGGCGACTGGAGCAAGAGTTGGTATTTTTTGCCCAAAAAAGCGATGTTGCAGAGGAGTTAGATCGTCTACAAACCCATATTGTTGAAATTCGGCAAGTATTTAAGCGAAAGGAGCCTGTGGGTCGACGGTTAGATTTTTTAATGCAGGAGCTTAATCGAGAGGCGAATACTTTAGGAGCTAAATCGGCTGATGTAGGCATTAATCAGGATGCAGTTGAGCTTAAAGTGCTGATTGAGCAAATGCGGGAGCAAATCCAGAATATTGAATAA
- the gmk gene encoding guanylate kinase, protein MFGNLFIIAAPSGAGKTSLVKALVSSVTGVYFSVSHTTRLPRLGEQDGVDYHFVDEEVFKVMAQAGAFLEHARVFDHYYGTAYQSVSELLEQGLDVILEIDWQGGRQVRTRFPNSTSIFILPPSQQALEGRLNLRGQDKGTVIARRMRDARAEISHYSEFDYLIVNEEFRTALEDLSAIIRSQRLLRQRQEEKLKSLLYELLA, encoded by the coding sequence ATGTTTGGCAATTTATTTATCATTGCAGCACCCTCTGGGGCTGGAAAAACTAGTTTGGTTAAAGCGTTGGTCAGTTCTGTAACTGGGGTTTATTTTTCGGTTTCTCATACCACTCGGTTACCTCGACTCGGGGAGCAGGATGGGGTGGATTATCATTTCGTTGATGAAGAAGTCTTTAAAGTAATGGCGCAAGCGGGCGCTTTTCTGGAGCACGCTCGAGTTTTTGACCATTACTATGGTACGGCTTACCAAAGCGTGAGTGAGCTTTTGGAGCAAGGACTAGATGTTATCCTTGAAATTGATTGGCAGGGGGGCCGTCAGGTGCGGACACGGTTTCCAAATTCAACCAGTATTTTTATTTTGCCACCTTCTCAGCAGGCTTTGGAAGGTAGGCTTAATCTTCGGGGGCAAGATAAAGGAACCGTCATTGCTCGGAGGATGCGGGATGCTCGTGCTGAAATCTCTCACTATAGTGAGTTTGATTATTTGATAGTCAATGAGGAGTTTAGAACGGCATTAGAGGATTTAAGCGCTATTATTCGGAGTCAGCGCTTATTGCGCCAGAGGCAGGAAGAAAAACTAAAGAGTCTGCTGTATGAGTTATTAGCGTAG
- the rpoZ gene encoding DNA-directed RNA polymerase subunit omega — protein sequence MARLTVEDCIKHIDNRFLLILAAAKRARQLALGAEPSVPWDKDKPTVVALREIAEGHISPDIMNEINVPRYL from the coding sequence ATGGCGCGTTTGACCGTCGAAGATTGTATTAAACATATTGATAACCGGTTTTTGTTAATATTGGCCGCAGCTAAAAGAGCGCGACAGCTGGCTCTTGGAGCGGAACCCTCTGTGCCTTGGGATAAGGATAAACCTACTGTGGTAGCCTTACGTGAGATTGCCGAGGGTCATATCAGTCCTGATATTATGAATGAGATCAACGTGCCTAGATATCTCTAA
- the spoT gene encoding bifunctional GTP diphosphokinase/guanosine-3',5'-bis pyrophosphate 3'-pyrophosphohydrolase, whose amino-acid sequence MPAGSIDILCATVSYLEPKLQDEIQRAYHFAVAAHGQQKRRSGEPYITHPLAVAQIVAEMHIDHQCIMAALLHDVLEDTGVSKADLLCAFGEDVAELVDGVSKLAQINAISREHAQADNLRKMLLAMTRDIRVILLKLADRLHNMRTLHHIAREKQRRIARETLEIYAPIANRLGMSNVRRELQNLGFQALYPLRYRVLDAAIKQARGNRKEVISTIQNAIIQRLTQEGLEGRIEGREKILYSLYTKMCGKHCSLSEVMDIYAFRIIVNSVDSCYRVLGAVHSLYKPVPGKFKDYIAIPKANGYQSLHTVLFGPYEVPIEVQIRTHDMDQVAESGIAAHWLYKVGDERGSGRAQRRARKWLKGLLEIQQGAGDSLEFLENIKIDLFPDEVYVFTPQGKIMILARGATAVDFAYAVHTDVGNHCVAAKIDRHLAPLSTPLENGQKIEIITSPTVRPNPSWLNFVVTGKARANIRHYLKNLKQEESVQLGERLLNQHLQSYSLTLKDIPLERIQSLLREFELEKVEQLLEAIGLGNRPGLLVARRLAPDGMEEKEENQGSENNSRQPLKIKGTEGMVVTFAKCCRPIPGDAIRGFITAGRGVVIHTERCKNLAEFRERPDRWTEVDWADDTQADFPVEVRVDVKNRRGVLATVAAAIADTDTNIDNVSIHDRDGMICSITFTLEVRNRYQLARVMRRIKRLDMVLRISRDK is encoded by the coding sequence ATACCGGCTGGGAGTATTGATATTTTATGTGCTACCGTTAGTTATCTTGAACCTAAATTACAGGACGAGATTCAGCGAGCCTATCATTTTGCAGTAGCGGCTCATGGCCAACAAAAACGTCGCTCTGGCGAACCCTATATTACTCATCCTTTAGCAGTAGCGCAGATCGTAGCGGAAATGCACATAGATCATCAGTGCATTATGGCTGCTTTACTACACGATGTCTTAGAGGATACTGGGGTCTCAAAAGCAGATCTATTATGCGCCTTTGGGGAAGATGTTGCTGAGTTAGTAGATGGGGTTAGCAAGCTTGCTCAGATTAATGCTATCTCCCGTGAGCATGCTCAGGCTGATAATCTACGAAAAATGCTTTTAGCTATGACTCGAGATATTCGAGTTATTTTGCTGAAGTTAGCCGATCGACTACACAATATGCGTACCCTGCATCACATTGCGCGGGAAAAACAGCGTCGCATAGCCCGAGAAACCTTAGAAATCTACGCACCTATTGCTAACCGTTTAGGGATGAGTAATGTCCGTAGGGAGCTACAAAATTTAGGGTTTCAGGCGCTTTATCCTTTGCGATATCGGGTTTTGGATGCGGCCATCAAGCAGGCTCGGGGTAATCGTAAAGAGGTTATTTCCACTATTCAGAACGCTATCATTCAGCGATTAACGCAAGAAGGATTAGAGGGGCGCATTGAAGGTCGGGAGAAGATTCTCTATAGCCTTTATACTAAGATGTGCGGTAAACATTGCTCCCTTTCTGAGGTAATGGATATTTATGCCTTTCGAATTATTGTTAATTCTGTAGATTCCTGCTATCGGGTACTGGGAGCCGTGCATAGTCTTTATAAACCCGTTCCCGGAAAATTTAAGGATTATATTGCTATCCCTAAAGCAAATGGCTATCAGTCATTACATACGGTTTTATTTGGTCCATATGAGGTGCCTATTGAGGTACAGATTAGAACCCATGATATGGATCAGGTAGCAGAATCTGGAATTGCTGCCCATTGGCTGTATAAGGTAGGAGATGAACGGGGGAGTGGACGTGCTCAACGACGGGCAAGAAAATGGCTTAAAGGTTTACTGGAGATCCAACAAGGTGCTGGAGATTCTTTAGAATTTCTTGAAAACATTAAAATTGATTTATTCCCAGATGAAGTGTATGTTTTCACGCCCCAAGGTAAGATCATGATATTGGCTAGGGGCGCTACAGCGGTGGATTTTGCCTATGCTGTTCATACGGATGTGGGAAACCACTGTGTGGCTGCTAAAATTGATCGACACTTGGCCCCCTTATCCACGCCCTTGGAGAATGGGCAAAAAATAGAGATTATTACTTCGCCTACCGTGCGGCCTAATCCTTCTTGGCTTAATTTTGTAGTTACGGGTAAAGCTCGAGCGAATATTCGCCATTATCTTAAAAACTTAAAGCAAGAGGAGTCAGTGCAGTTAGGGGAGCGCTTGTTAAACCAGCATCTTCAGAGTTATTCCTTAACTTTGAAGGATATTCCCCTAGAACGCATACAATCTCTTCTTCGAGAATTTGAACTAGAAAAGGTAGAGCAGCTTTTAGAGGCTATTGGGCTAGGTAATCGTCCAGGATTACTTGTTGCCCGACGTTTAGCGCCAGATGGTATGGAGGAGAAAGAAGAAAATCAAGGCTCTGAAAATAATTCTCGCCAACCATTGAAGATTAAAGGTACTGAAGGGATGGTGGTGACCTTTGCCAAATGCTGCCGACCTATTCCTGGTGATGCTATTCGTGGTTTTATAACAGCAGGCCGTGGTGTTGTTATTCATACTGAGCGATGTAAAAACTTAGCAGAATTCCGAGAGCGACCTGATCGATGGACGGAAGTAGATTGGGCCGATGATACCCAGGCTGATTTTCCAGTTGAAGTACGAGTGGATGTGAAGAATCGCCGGGGGGTTCTGGCGACAGTGGCTGCTGCTATTGCGGATACGGATACCAATATTGATAATGTGAGTATTCATGATCGGGACGGTATGATCTGTAGCATTACATTTACCCTTGAAGTTCGCAATCGCTACCAGTTGGCGCGGGTTATGCGACGGATTAAAAGGCTTGATATGGTGTTACGCATTAGCCGTGATAAGTAG
- a CDS encoding RidA family protein yields MSHQVIQTDRAPLAIGTYSQAIKAGNMVYLSGQIPLVPETMKLAEGGMEVQIRQVLENLKAVAEAAGGNLSQIVKLNVYLTDLTHFSLINTAMTKYFHPPYPARAVIGVASLPKDSAVEMDAIIHLNH; encoded by the coding sequence ATGTCTCACCAAGTAATTCAAACAGATCGAGCCCCCCTTGCCATTGGGACTTATTCTCAAGCAATTAAAGCGGGGAATATGGTCTATCTTTCTGGACAAATACCTCTGGTACCTGAGACGATGAAGCTAGCAGAGGGAGGTATGGAGGTACAAATTCGACAAGTGCTGGAGAATCTCAAAGCAGTCGCTGAGGCAGCTGGGGGGAATTTGTCCCAGATAGTAAAATTAAATGTCTACTTAACTGATCTAACTCATTTTTCCCTAATAAATACTGCTATGACGAAGTATTTCCACCCGCCTTACCCAGCGCGAGCGGTCATTGGGGTTGCATCCCTCCCTAAGGATTCTGCAGTAGAAATGGATGCTATTATCCACCTTAATCACTAA
- the recG gene encoding ATP-dependent DNA helicase RecG has protein sequence MVKKADKPLTLDTLIAEIKGVGSNLVKRLEKLGLYSVQDLLFHLPQRYQDRTQITPIGALQAGDKVLIEGRIKLSEIQVGRRRSLLCYVTDGTGGIFLRFFHFSAWQKNLLASDVQLRCFGEVRRGFRSLEMVHPEYSCLSGNDLEAGETCLTPIYPTTSGLQQSRLRSLILRVLRELDDNEIIDYLPQTFLESLHLPVLNEAITYIHQPPPEAPLELLAAGRHPTQQRLAFEELLAYYLGLRQLRLRAAQLQSPSLCSEGIWVQHFLERLPFPLTTAQQQVSQEILNDMTRSSPMQRLLQGDVGSGKTVVAALAILQAVEAGYQAALMVPTELLAEQHLYSLQQWFSPFEIKVERLVAKENAKTKQEILTQLNEGCLQVVVGTHALFQEGVAFHRLGLIVVDEQHRFGVEQRLALLEKGRHGDYYPHQLIMTATPIPRTLAMTAYADLDISVIDQLPPGRIPVATVAISDYRRSEVAARVRQACHQGRQVYWVCTLIEESESLQAQAAEKAAVELAQALPEVRIGLIHGRLKSEEKETVMTAFKAGVIQALVATTVIEVGVDVPNASLMIIENAERLGLSQLHQLRGRVGRGATDSYCILLYHGPLSELGRARLDCLRVTNDGFEIARRDLELRGPGEILGTRQTGLPQYRLADLVRDQNLLGWVAQVAEKLQQQYPAKAAAIVHRWLGRGNRYGEV, from the coding sequence ATCGTTAAGAAAGCAGATAAACCTCTAACCTTAGATACCCTCATTGCTGAGATCAAGGGGGTAGGGTCTAATTTAGTTAAACGATTAGAGAAATTGGGTCTCTATAGCGTTCAAGATCTACTGTTCCACTTACCGCAGCGCTATCAAGATCGAACTCAGATAACGCCTATTGGCGCCTTACAAGCAGGCGATAAGGTGCTAATTGAAGGAAGAATTAAATTAAGCGAGATTCAGGTGGGACGTCGTCGATCTTTATTATGCTATGTAACTGATGGGACCGGGGGTATTTTTCTACGATTTTTTCATTTTTCTGCTTGGCAGAAAAATTTATTGGCATCGGATGTTCAGTTACGCTGTTTTGGTGAAGTACGGCGAGGATTTAGAAGCTTGGAGATGGTTCACCCTGAATATTCTTGTCTTTCAGGAAATGATCTAGAAGCAGGAGAAACTTGCTTAACCCCTATTTATCCTACAACCAGTGGGTTACAGCAATCTCGCTTGAGATCTCTTATTTTAAGAGTCCTGAGGGAGCTTGACGATAATGAAATAATCGATTATTTACCACAAACGTTCTTAGAATCGCTGCATCTACCGGTATTAAATGAGGCAATTACCTATATTCATCAACCCCCACCAGAAGCTCCGTTAGAGTTACTGGCAGCAGGTAGGCACCCTACTCAACAGCGCTTAGCTTTTGAAGAACTGTTGGCTTATTATCTTGGGTTGCGACAGCTACGTTTACGAGCGGCTCAGCTACAATCACCATCGCTGTGCAGTGAGGGTATATGGGTACAACATTTCTTGGAGAGGCTGCCGTTCCCGTTAACGACGGCTCAGCAGCAGGTTAGCCAAGAAATTTTAAATGATATGACCCGAAGCTCTCCTATGCAGCGCTTACTTCAAGGAGACGTGGGCTCAGGTAAAACAGTCGTTGCTGCTTTAGCTATTTTACAGGCAGTTGAGGCAGGCTACCAAGCCGCATTGATGGTGCCTACTGAGTTGTTGGCAGAACAGCATTTATATTCCTTGCAGCAATGGTTTTCTCCCTTTGAAATTAAGGTAGAGCGGCTAGTTGCTAAAGAAAATGCAAAAACAAAGCAGGAGATCTTAACCCAGCTTAATGAAGGCTGCTTGCAGGTTGTGGTAGGCACGCACGCTCTATTTCAGGAAGGTGTGGCCTTTCATCGGCTAGGATTAATAGTGGTGGATGAGCAGCATCGCTTTGGGGTTGAGCAGCGCTTAGCTTTGCTAGAGAAAGGTCGCCACGGTGACTATTATCCTCATCAGTTGATTATGACTGCAACGCCTATTCCCCGGACGTTAGCTATGACCGCTTATGCTGATCTTGATATCTCAGTGATTGATCAGCTACCTCCAGGGCGTATTCCCGTGGCAACGGTGGCAATTTCAGATTACCGCCGATCTGAGGTAGCGGCTAGAGTGCGCCAAGCTTGTCATCAAGGGAGACAGGTTTATTGGGTCTGTACTCTCATTGAGGAATCGGAGAGTTTACAGGCACAAGCGGCAGAAAAGGCTGCTGTAGAACTTGCCCAAGCGTTACCAGAGGTGCGAATAGGGCTTATTCACGGTCGGTTGAAATCTGAAGAAAAAGAGACGGTAATGACTGCTTTTAAAGCTGGGGTTATTCAAGCGCTAGTCGCCACCACCGTGATTGAGGTAGGGGTTGATGTTCCTAATGCCAGTTTAATGATTATTGAAAATGCTGAACGTTTAGGCTTATCTCAATTGCATCAGTTGCGGGGACGAGTAGGTCGTGGGGCGACGGATAGTTATTGCATATTACTGTATCATGGACCGTTGTCTGAACTGGGTCGGGCACGGCTGGATTGCTTACGAGTCACGAACGATGGTTTTGAGATTGCTCGCCGCGATCTTGAACTTCGAGGCCCTGGTGAGATATTGGGTACTCGTCAGACAGGGCTTCCTCAATATCGATTAGCTGATCTGGTGCGAGATCAAAATCTGCTAGGGTGGGTAGCACAGGTAGCAGAGAAATTACAACAACAGTACCCAGCTAAAGCTGCCGCCATAGTTCACCGCTGGTTAGGAAGAGGAAATCGTTATGGGGAAGTATAA
- the ubiA gene encoding 4-hydroxybenzoate octaprenyltransferase: MTQRLIIYARLMRLDRPIGIFLLLWPTLWALWIAGEGQPDLKILLIFLMGVVIMRSAGCAINDFADRDFDPHVQRTRHRPLAMKEIYPREAIALFVGLSLLAFGLVLLLNPLTIALSVIGAFLAGTYPFMKRYTRWPQMYLGAAFSWGVPMAFAAQIGSVPTTGWLLFAAAVLWTTVYDTFYAMVDREDDLRIGIKSTAVLFDDQDRLITGLMQGLVLLLLLWAGYREELGLYYYLGLGMATGFASYQQYLIRSREPANCFKAFLNNNAFGAVIFSGIVLHYLAM, encoded by the coding sequence ATAACACAACGATTAATCATATATGCTAGATTAATGCGGTTGGATCGGCCTATAGGTATTTTTCTACTTTTATGGCCAACACTATGGGCATTATGGATTGCAGGCGAAGGACAACCTGACCTTAAAATACTATTGATATTTCTAATGGGCGTGGTCATTATGCGCTCTGCAGGTTGTGCTATTAATGATTTTGCTGATCGTGATTTTGATCCTCATGTTCAACGCACCCGTCACCGTCCCCTTGCTATGAAGGAAATATATCCTAGAGAGGCCATAGCTTTATTTGTTGGATTAAGTTTATTGGCTTTTGGGTTGGTGTTATTGCTAAATCCGTTGACTATTGCCCTTTCCGTTATCGGGGCTTTTCTTGCAGGTACTTATCCTTTTATGAAGCGTTATACACGTTGGCCTCAAATGTATCTTGGCGCTGCTTTTAGCTGGGGCGTACCCATGGCTTTTGCAGCTCAGATAGGGTCGGTACCTACTACCGGATGGCTATTGTTTGCGGCTGCTGTGCTTTGGACGACAGTATATGATACTTTCTATGCCATGGTGGATCGGGAAGATGATTTACGCATCGGTATTAAATCTACGGCTGTTTTATTTGATGATCAGGATCGACTGATCACCGGTTTGATGCAGGGACTGGTATTATTATTACTATTGTGGGCGGGGTATAGAGAAGAACTGGGGCTATATTATTACTTAGGGCTTGGTATGGCAACTGGGTTTGCTAGTTATCAGCAATATTTAATTCGGAGTCGAGAACCGGCTAACTGTTTCAAAGCTTTTTTGAATAATAATGCCTTTGGGGCGGTTATTTTTAGCGGGATCGTGCTCCACTACCTAGCAATGTAA
- a CDS encoding thermonuclease family protein, with amino-acid sequence MKTAISNLAIKGLIGLVLLGLPLAGISLESAIFRWIDSEGTPHYSDRPHPNAQVIQLKPEVTYYDIQRVYDGDTIRLKGGDRVRLLGINAPEIEGRYKSAEPGGEAARDWLRKELEGKRVRLEFDKERSDHYSRLLAHIFTANGEHLNLRLVEEGLAIVSFIPPNFKYSDQLAQAQTQAEVAKRGLWSLPHYAPRSIIDLEKGANHQGWQRYRGTPIEIRAGRKYTRLLFSPHVDVRIAKDQLPFFGKLERYLGNQVEVRGWVFRRQNDYSIPVYHPSGLKQLPIKIGFGHRPILQLYVLQRGVES; translated from the coding sequence ATGAAGACTGCTATCAGTAATCTAGCCATTAAAGGATTAATAGGGTTAGTATTATTAGGATTGCCGCTGGCTGGAATCTCGTTAGAGTCCGCTATTTTTCGCTGGATAGATTCTGAGGGCACCCCGCACTATAGCGATCGCCCTCATCCTAATGCTCAAGTAATCCAGCTCAAGCCTGAAGTTACTTATTACGATATCCAGCGTGTGTATGATGGTGATACTATTCGACTCAAGGGAGGGGATCGGGTTCGCTTATTGGGAATTAATGCGCCTGAGATCGAGGGTCGTTATAAATCTGCAGAACCAGGCGGAGAAGCGGCTCGGGATTGGCTACGGAAGGAGCTTGAAGGGAAGCGAGTACGATTAGAGTTTGATAAGGAACGCTCTGATCACTATAGTCGACTATTAGCCCATATTTTTACGGCAAATGGGGAGCACCTTAACCTTCGTTTGGTGGAGGAAGGGCTAGCTATAGTTAGCTTTATTCCCCCTAACTTTAAGTACAGCGATCAATTGGCTCAAGCCCAGACACAGGCTGAGGTAGCTAAACGGGGACTATGGAGCTTACCCCATTATGCTCCGAGGTCAATTATAGATTTAGAAAAAGGGGCAAATCATCAGGGTTGGCAGCGTTATCGGGGGACTCCTATAGAAATTCGAGCTGGGCGTAAATATACCCGCTTACTGTTTAGTCCACATGTTGATGTCCGTATTGCAAAAGATCAGCTACCGTTTTTTGGAAAACTGGAGCGCTATTTAGGAAATCAGGTAGAGGTTCGAGGCTGGGTTTTCCGCCGCCAGAACGATTATTCAATTCCAGTTTATCATCCTAGCGGGCTTAAACAATTACCTATAAAGATAGGGTTCGGGCACAGACCCATACTTCAATTGTATGTGCTCCAGCGTGGCGTAGAATCTTAG